The following is a genomic window from Amycolatopsis sp. BJA-103.
GGACGAACTCGATGATCCCGAGCGGGAAGAGCAGGAAGAAGTAGCCGAGGTCGCGCCAGGTCGAGCCGTCCTTCAACCGCGCCTTCCACCGCACGGACTGGCCGGCGGCGGGCAACGGGAGGTACGGCAGGTCGATGTAGCGGTCGAGCAGCGCGTACACCCTGGCGCGTTCCATCCGGGCCGCCCCGCGGACCGACAGGATCACCAGCGCGAGGATGGGCAACCCGATCCAGACGATCGCCGTGCCGATGCCCGCCCAGATGAACGCCATCAGGAGCGCGAACGCGCACACGCCCATCGGCAGGTTCATCAGCAGGTAGGCCAGGGAGCCGCCGAACGACGGATCGGACCTGCTCAGCTCCCGCTCGGCCGCTAGCGAAC
Proteins encoded in this region:
- a CDS encoding sensor domain-containing protein, which gives rise to MSSLAAERELSRSDPSFGGSLAYLLMNLPMGVCAFALLMAFIWAGIGTAIVWIGLPILALVILSVRGAARMERARVYALLDRYIDLPYLPLPAAGQSVRWKARLKDGSTWRDLGYFFLLFPLGIIEFVLVTAFWSTSLGLAGLPIYYRFLPGGEYRFPNWDVPWFTVDSTVSALPWAALGVLCIALSVALTKALAGMHARLATALLGPTHAQRRRLEDSWGEVPKMSTVNG